In Candidatus Hydrogenedentota bacterium, the DNA window GCATTTGCTGCGGAGCTTCCTCTGGATAAGATTAAGTTGCCCCAGGGCTTTTCCATCAGCGTGTATGCCGACGACGTGCCGGGCGCCCGTTCCATGGCGCTGGGCGACAAGGGCACGGTATTTGTTGGTTCTCAGCGCGCGGGGAATGTGTATGCGGTTTCGGATACGGATGGCGACCACAAGGCGGACAGCACGGTGGTGGTTGCGGAGGAACTCTGGTGGCCCAATGGCGTGGCCTTCAAGGATGGCACGCTGTATGTGGCGGAGATCGGCCGGATCGTGAAGTTTGAGAATATCGAAAACTCGCTGGACGCGCCGCCGGAGCCGGTGGTGGTGATCGACACGCTGCCGCAGGAGCAGATGCACGGCTGGAAGTATCTGAACATCGGCCCGGACGGCAAGCTTTACTTCAATATCGGAATGCCCTGCAACGATTGCGATGCGGCGAAAGAACAGAACAATCCTTTATTCGGAACGCTGCAGCGCATTAATACCGATGGCACGGGGCTTGAAACTTTCGCCCTGGGCGTGCGCAATTCGCTGGGCTTCGATTGGCATCCCGCGACGAAGGCGATGTACTTCAACGATACCGGTCGCGATTTGATGGGTGATGATGTTCCTCAGTGTGAATTGAACCGGGCGACGGAGCCGGGGCAGCACTTCGGTTATCCCTATTTCCATGGCGGGGACCTTCCCGATCCGGTCCATGGCGCGGGCAAGAATGCGGACGACTACGTGAAGCCGATCCAGCAGATGGGCGCGCATGTTACGCCGCTGGGCCTGAAGTTCTACACGGGCGAGCAGTTTCCGGCGGAATACAAGAACCGCATATTCACGGCGCTGCACGGTTCCTGGAACCGGTCGATCAAGGTGGGCTACAGCGTGAAGCAGATCACGCTGGATGACGCGGGCAACGTGGCGAAATATGAGGACTTTGCCACGGGCTGGCTGGATCGCCAGGAGGCCTGGGGACGTCCCGTGGACGTGCGGGTGATGCCGGACGGCGCGCTGCTGGTCTCCGATGACTTTGCGAATGTGATTTATCGGATTGCCTATACGGGCTGAGGGGCGGCGCGCGCTTTTCTCGATGGGACCGATGAGACCGATAGGACCGATCTGATCAATCGGTCCTGTATGTCCTATCCGTCCCATGCCACAAACGACATGGGCCGCCGGCATCCGCCGGCGGCCCACTGCGCTTCCGAAACCCCTTACGCCAGAAGCGGCAGTTTGTCGAAACGCTGATCGAGGACCTTTGCCGGGTCCGCGTGGAGCCAGTCTTCCAGCAGAGTGGTGTAGACCTGGCGGAAATCGGTGCTGTATTTCAGGTCGCCGCCGTCGAGGTCGCCCAGGTTCGGCGCGGCGCCGTGGATGCCGCCCTTCACGGACTTGCCCATGAGGAACATGGGCGCGGCGGTTCCGTGGTCCGTGCCGCCGCTGCCGTTCTCGTTCACGCGGCGGCCGAATTCGGAAAAGACCATGGTGGTCACGCGATCGGCGGTGCCGTCTTTTTCCAACTGATCCTGAAAGCGCGCCAGGGCGCCCGCAACGCCGCCGAGGAGCCGGTCATGGGTTGCAACCTGACCCGAGTGGGTGTCGAAACCACTGGTGGAGACGTAGTAGATGCGCGTGGCGAGGCCGCCGCGAATCAGGCCCGCCACGGCGTCGAGCTGGCTTGGCCCGGCGTTTCGTTTGCCCTTTTCGATCATCTGAATATTGCCCTTCTTCGCGGCGGCGCGCACCTCTTCCGAGCTGGTGACGGCGTTGGCGGTGGTGTGGCGCAGGAAATCGAGGGTGGGGTTATGGGCGGGCTTGCCGGCGTTCAGGGCCAGGAAAGCGGCCTCATTGTCCGCGCCCTTTCCGGGATTCCAGCCGAATTTGCCGGGGTCGGTGGTGGCCACGCCATAACCAAGGGCGCTGCCAAAGGCCTGGGGCCGTTCGGCATCCAGGGCGAGGCCCACCTGCGGCTGGGCGGCGCCGGCGCAGTTGTTGTCGAAGTAGCGCCCGATCCAGCCATCGCCGAGGTACTCGTCGGAGTCGCTGCCGGTGTGCCAGATTTCCATGGAGCGGAAGTGCGACCGGTCGGGGTTGGGATAACCCACGCCCTGGATCACGGCGAGCTCGCCGCGCTCGAAGAAGGGCATGACGGGCCGCATGGCGTCGTTGATTCCCGTCAGATCGTTCAGCTTGATGAGTCGTTCGGGCTTGAGACCGATCTGGGGCCGGGCGCGGTGGTAGAGGTCGTCTTCAAAGGGCACGATGGTGTTGAGGCCGTCATTGCCGCCACCCAACTGCACCACCACGAGGACGCGGTCGTCGTTGAATCCCTGGATCACCTGGGCGGGATCGGCGTAGGCGTCGGTCAGGAATTTCGGGGCCAGGCCGATGCCGGAAAAGACGGCCATCCCCTTCATGAAGTCGCGGCGTGAAATCGGCATTCTAGTTCTCCTCGGTCGCGGTTGCGCCGTATCATTTGAAATTCAATCTTCTCGTCCGTTGCACTGAAATCAGCGCCCCGTCTTCAGCAGAGCTGGTATTCGGCCATGCTCGTAATCAGGTGAAGCAGCTCTTTTCGCTTGTCATCCGTCAGGTTGTCGGGCGCAAAAGGGCTGTCCGGTGCGGCGACTCCCAGAACGCCCACCAGGGTGGACTGCTGTTCGGGGCTCAAGGGCGCGTCGAGCAGCTTGCCCGCCACGACGGTGACGCATTCGGTCGCGGTGGAAAAATTCAGGCCTTCGAACATGTCGTCCAGGGGATCGAAGGCCGGCGGCGCGTCGATACCAAGCTCCTGAAGGAGGGCCTTTCGTTCGGCGGGTTTACCTTCGCGCAGGATCTTCACCTTGGCCTGTCGCTCCTCCTTCGGGAGGCTCTTCAGCTTTTCCCGGACCTGTTCGCGGATGGCGGCGCGCGGATCGGGCTTTGGGGTTTCGGCCATGGCGGCTGGGGACATGGCCTCCGGGTCGCCTTCGCCCGCCAGCATCATGGTGCTTTCGCCGCCGCCCATCATCAACTGATTGTGGCCCTTGGTGGCGGCGCTGGCCAGGGTTGCGGGAAGGTTATAGCGCAGGAGGAGCGTGTTGGCGTTGATCCAGGCCCGGTTACCGTCCCAACCTTTCACATTGGGTGGATGGAGGATGTTCTGGCCCAGGGTCGCGGTGGCCTGAGCCATGGCGGTGGGCGGCACGGAATCGAGGCTGAGGTCGTGTGTCAGTTTGACCACGAGCTGGGCGGGGCTCTTAACCTGGGTGCCCATCACCCGGGGGCTGTAGAAGGCCTGGGAAAGGAAGAGCTGGCGGAGGACCGGTTTCAGCTCGAAGTTATTTGCGCGGAAGGTTTCGGCGAGGGTCTCGACCACGGCGGGGTCCACTTCCTCGGCGGCGAAGAACTTGTAGAGTTTCCCGCAGATGAAGGTGCCCAGGGCGGGCTGCTCGAAGATGATATTGATGATGTCCCAGCCGTCGAATTCGCCGGTGCGGCCCATGAAGGTCTTGGCGCCCGGATCGTGATTGGTGATGTTGAAGGCGAAGGAGACTCCGTCCGTGGACCAGCCGGTAAAGGCCCGGGCGGAGTTCTTGATATCGTCTTCGGTGTACTGGCCCTGGCCCAGGGTGAAGAGTTCCATGAGTTCCCGGGCCCAGTTTTCATTGGGCTGTTTTTTCGTGCTGCGGTCGTTGTCCAGATAGCGCAGCATGCAGCGGGACTGGCCCACCTCGGTGGTGAGGCGTTTAAAATTGCCGGTGGCGTGGGTGCGGAAGACTTCGTAGAGGGCGTAATTGACCTCGGAGGCCTTGACCTTCTGGGCGGAGGTGGCGAAGTGGCCGTGCCACATGAGGGCCATTTTTTCCTCCAGCGGCCGGGGGGAGGTCCGCATGCGCTGGAGCCACCAGCCCCGGAGTTTCTGAACGGCCTCCCGCTCTTCCCGCTGCATCTTCTGCTGGAGTTCGCGCCGTTCTTCCTCGCCGAGGGCTTTCCTCGCTTCGGCCCGCTCTTTGTTGCTCATGGGCGGCACGAGGAAGTCGGGCTCGGGAAATTCGAAAGGGATTGACTCGTAGTTCAGGAGGTAGTCGACGGCGGCGTCGGGGGTCATTTCGGAGAGGCGTACCGCCAGGGCGTGGGGAACGCCAAACCCGGCGCGGTTCAGCAGGTGTCGGGCTTTGGCAAGATCCCAGGATTCAGGTCCCAGGGGGGGCAGGCTGGCCATGATGTGCTCCTTTTTGGTGATTCAGCAGGGATTGATGTTAGCTGAAACACCGCCGGAGCGGGGAGGTTCCCTGGGTCCGCTCAGTGATCGAGAAAGAACGCGTTTATGAAAAGCCGCGCTTCCGCTATGGCGTTGTTTACCGCACGATGCCGAGGAGGGTATCGAGCATGCGGTCGGTGATGGTGATGACCCGGGCGGAGGCGTCGAAGGCCTTTTGAACCTGGATCATGGTGGTGACTTCTTCGTCGAGGTTGACGCCGGAGACTTCCTGGCGCCGTAGGTTGAGGTCGTTTATGACCGCGTTCTGCACGTCCCGGCGGTCCAGATTGGCGCCGGCGTCGATGCCGAGCTGTACCACGGTGGATTCGAAGTAGTCGCCGAGGGTTTCCGTGTCGTTGGTGAGCACGGGGGTATTGCGCAGGGCGGCGAGTTCGAGGGCGATGGTGTTATTGCCGGTTTCGAGGACGTTCAGGCTGTCGCCCGAACTCAGGAGCGCGGGGTCGTCGATGATGTGCTGGCTCACCCCGATGTTTCGGGCGTTGCTGCCGGTGAAGAGGCCGTTGAGCCCGAGGGCGGGCAGGAGGTTGGCGGTGTCATTGGCGAAGGTATAGGTAAAACCGGCGTCGGGCGTCACGGTGAGCACGCCGTTGGCGATGGAGGCGCTCATGTTCCCGGAGCTGTTGATGGCGGCGGCGATGTCGTTGAGGCTGGTTGTGCCCGCGGTAACCGGGACGGAAATGGTTTCGCTGATATTGTTCGCGCTGTCGTACACGACGATGTCGAAGGCGCCGTCATTGACGGTGAAGGGAAGTCCGGCGCTGTCCAGAGCGGCGGCGGCGCTGGTGACCGCGTTGGAAGCGGCCAGGGGCTGCCGGAGGTTGCTCAGACCGTTGCCACGGGAATGTATGGCGTTGACCTCTTCAATGAGCGCGGCGGCCAGCGTGTCGTTTCGATCGACCAGCTCGGCAAGGACGACATCGCGCTGTTCCAACGCGCCGGCGAGCTCGCCATCAATCACATTTACCTCGGTCCCGTTGTTGGCGAAGCGCACCCGCAGAAAATCGGGGCGGTCGGGGTCGATGGAGCCGTCGGGCACAGCCTCAATCTCTCGGGCGCGGTTGCCGATGACGAGTTCCTCGCCGGAGATTAACACATCCACCTGGCCGTCGGTCCGTTCGCGGTAATCGATATTGATGTACCCGGCGAGTTCATCGAGGAGGACATCGCGGTCGTCGCGGAGGTCGTTGGCGGTGCCGCCGGTGGCTTCGAGGGTCTTGATGGCGAAGTTCAGGTCCGCGATCTGCTGGGCCACGCCATTGATGGTGGGCACAAGGGCGCGCACGTCTTCATTGGCCGCGGTGCGGAGGTCTTCGAGGGCGGCGGCGTTCTGGCGCAGGGTTGAGGCGAGGGATTCCGCCTCGGTGATGGTGGCCACGCGGGTGGGAATGTCTTCCACGTTGTTGGCGAAGTCGTTCATCGCGTCGAAGAATTGATTTAGCTTGGCGGAGAAGCCGTCTTCACTTGGTTCCTGATAAAGGTCTTCGAGGCGGGAGTAGAAGCTGGTCTGAATCTCCGCATTCTGCTGGGTAGCGACCTGGTCCCGGTAGGAAATGTCCAGGAACGCGTCCCGGAGCCGGTTCACGCCGGAGATGAAGGGTCCCCGTCCGAGAAATCCGTAGGAGCGTTCCAGGGGGGCGCGGGTGGAAATATCGGCGCGCTGGCGGGAGAAGCCCACTTTATTGGCGGAGGCGATATTGTGGCCCGTGACATCAAGCTGGATCTGGGCGGTACTCAGGCCGCTTCGACCGATGTCCAAGGCGCTGAAGAGGGTGCCCACGGCGAACTCCGATCACTGGGTTGGTTGAAAAAGCTCATTCCCCTGCCTTAGAGCAAGGTGCGTTCCAATTATCGGCGGGAGTTGACAGGTACTTAATACGGGGGTATGGGGGCGGGTCGGCCCCGCATTTTGTGGGCCCGTGCGGCATTAACTACCGCCTGTAGGCAGGAATTGCCCACGGGCTTCCGGCAGTGAATTCCGCTAAAGCTCCCCTCGCGCTTTGCCGATAATCAGGGTAGTTCAGACAGTTGAAGCGACCGAGCCTGACCGAAAGCGGAAGGTCCGCACTACGGACAGGCCCGGAATAATGCAGCGACAACACCCAAAATGGAGCAGCAAGTCATGACCGGAATCACAGGCATCGGAAACTTGAATGAGCTGCAGGTTGCGCGGCCCATCAAGGGCGCCCGTAACCTGCCGGCCGCGGACGCTCCGTCCACTGACCAGGACGCCGTCAAGATCAGCGAAGCGGCCCAGCAGGCTGCGGAAGTGGCCCGTTACCTTCGCGAGTCCGCCAAGGACTCGGAAATTCGCCAGGAACGCGTTGAAGCCGCGAAGCAGAACTTGAGTGAAGGCCGCCAGCGGGTGGAGGAGGTTCTGACGGAACTGGCCTCGGCCCTGGTGAGCTATATCTAAGGCGACCGCCCATTCAAAGAATCAGGACGCACTCGGGATTCCGGGTGCGCTTTTTTTGTTGTTGGTGCGCGATACGCACCTGCACGTATCAAAGTGATTTGTAAGTTGGGAGCGCCGGCATCCCTGCCGGCAAGGTAGCGAGGGTAATTTGAGTGAATTCATGCTACTTTGTTTGAGCGAAAGCAACCTGAAGGGTTATTGCGCCTTTGGCGCAATGTGCCGACAGGGATGTCGGCGCTCCCAATGGTCGAATGCTTTTCTTTTGCACTTGGCGGGTTGCGCAGAGTGCGGGCAGCGCCTTTGGCGCTCCCAGCAAAAAAAGGGCCGCGGCGGTTGCCGCGGCCCTTTACTGTTGGAAGCGATCAGGCCTTCGCGGGGCCGGGTACGGGGACCGGGCCGACGGGGTAGGGCTTGCTGAAGTCGAGGACTTCGGGCACGATGCTCAGGGGCGAGTTCATGGCCTCTTCCCAGGTGACGGCCTTGCCGGTGTAGGCGGACATGCGGCCCATGACGGCGGTCAGCGTGCTTTCGGCGGTGCGCACGCCTTCGTTGATGTAGGGGGCTTCGCCACGGATCGCCTTGACGAGGTCGATGTGTTCCTGGACGTAGGGGTTCTCATCGTCCTTGCCCTTGTCGTGGCAATTGGTGACGCCTTTGGTGCCGACGAGGTGTTCGGACACGTCCTGGGTGCATTCGCTGTGCCAGTGGCGGGACATGCTGAGTACGTGGACGCCGTTGGCGTATTCATAGTCGCAGGAGAAGTGATCCCACAGATCGCCGTAGGTTTCGGGGTCTTCCAGGTGTTTCCACGCGCGGCCGCCGGAGGCGAAAACTTTGACGGGGGTGCCGAGGCCCCAGTTGATGATGTCGAGGTTGTGGATGTGCTGCTCCACGATGTTGTCGCCGCAGACCCAGCAGTGGGCGTACCAGTTGCGGATGCGGGTTTCGAGGTCGCTCCATTCGGGCTTGCGCTTGTGGGCGAAGGGCAGGGTGCCGCACCAGTAGGCGCGTCCGGAGAGGATTTCGCCGATGGCGCCGTCCTGGACCTGCTTCATGGTGTCCACATAGGATTTCTGGTGGCGGCGCTGGAGGCCGGTGACGAGGCAGAGTTTCTTTTCTTCGGCGAGCTTGGCGGCGGCGATGAACTGGCGGACGCCCGCGGGGTCAACCGCGATGGGCTTTTCGGTGAAGATGTGCTTGCCGGCGTTGACGGCGGCTTCGATGTGCTTGGGGCGGATGTAGGGGGTGGTGGCGTGGATGATCATGTCCACGTCGGTCTTGAGGAGTTCCAGGTAGGCGTCCGGGCCGACGAAGCACATTTCATCCGTGACGTCGACCTGGGAGCTTACCTGGGGGTTGGCGTGGCCGCTGAGGGTCTTGCGGGAGTTGTCCAGGCGATCCTGGAAGAGA includes these proteins:
- a CDS encoding DUF1501 domain-containing protein, with translation MPISRRDFMKGMAVFSGIGLAPKFLTDAYADPAQVIQGFNDDRVLVVVQLGGGNDGLNTIVPFEDDLYHRARPQIGLKPERLIKLNDLTGINDAMRPVMPFFERGELAVIQGVGYPNPDRSHFRSMEIWHTGSDSDEYLGDGWIGRYFDNNCAGAAQPQVGLALDAERPQAFGSALGYGVATTDPGKFGWNPGKGADNEAAFLALNAGKPAHNPTLDFLRHTTANAVTSSEEVRAAAKKGNIQMIEKGKRNAGPSQLDAVAGLIRGGLATRIYYVSTSGFDTHSGQVATHDRLLGGVAGALARFQDQLEKDGTADRVTTMVFSEFGRRVNENGSGGTDHGTAAPMFLMGKSVKGGIHGAAPNLGDLDGGDLKYSTDFRQVYTTLLEDWLHADPAKVLDQRFDKLPLLA
- a CDS encoding PQQ-dependent sugar dehydrogenase, which produces MKKTVAGTLLALAVVPAFAAELPLDKIKLPQGFSISVYADDVPGARSMALGDKGTVFVGSQRAGNVYAVSDTDGDHKADSTVVVAEELWWPNGVAFKDGTLYVAEIGRIVKFENIENSLDAPPEPVVVIDTLPQEQMHGWKYLNIGPDGKLYFNIGMPCNDCDAAKEQNNPLFGTLQRINTDGTGLETFALGVRNSLGFDWHPATKAMYFNDTGRDLMGDDVPQCELNRATEPGQHFGYPYFHGGDLPDPVHGAGKNADDYVKPIQQMGAHVTPLGLKFYTGEQFPAEYKNRIFTALHGSWNRSIKVGYSVKQITLDDAGNVAKYEDFATGWLDRQEAWGRPVDVRVMPDGALLVSDDFANVIYRIAYTG
- the flgK gene encoding flagellar hook-associated protein FlgK produces the protein MGTLFSALDIGRSGLSTAQIQLDVTGHNIASANKVGFSRQRADISTRAPLERSYGFLGRGPFISGVNRLRDAFLDISYRDQVATQQNAEIQTSFYSRLEDLYQEPSEDGFSAKLNQFFDAMNDFANNVEDIPTRVATITEAESLASTLRQNAAALEDLRTAANEDVRALVPTINGVAQQIADLNFAIKTLEATGGTANDLRDDRDVLLDELAGYINIDYRERTDGQVDVLISGEELVIGNRAREIEAVPDGSIDPDRPDFLRVRFANNGTEVNVIDGELAGALEQRDVVLAELVDRNDTLAAALIEEVNAIHSRGNGLSNLRQPLAASNAVTSAAAALDSAGLPFTVNDGAFDIVVYDSANNISETISVPVTAGTTSLNDIAAAINSSGNMSASIANGVLTVTPDAGFTYTFANDTANLLPALGLNGLFTGSNARNIGVSQHIIDDPALLSSGDSLNVLETGNNTIALELAALRNTPVLTNDTETLGDYFESTVVQLGIDAGANLDRRDVQNAVINDLNLRRQEVSGVNLDEEVTTMIQVQKAFDASARVITITDRMLDTLLGIVR
- a CDS encoding Gfo/Idh/MocA family oxidoreductase, coding for MSEKPASGMSRRNFAQTSAAAGFAILAAKTGIAENNGETIKIGLIGCGGRGTGAAVDNLTGNKNMKLVAMADLFQDRLDNSRKTLSGHANPQVSSQVDVTDEMCFVGPDAYLELLKTDVDMIIHATTPYIRPKHIEAAVNAGKHIFTEKPIAVDPAGVRQFIAAAKLAEEKKLCLVTGLQRRHQKSYVDTMKQVQDGAIGEILSGRAYWCGTLPFAHKRKPEWSDLETRIRNWYAHCWVCGDNIVEQHIHNLDIINWGLGTPVKVFASGGRAWKHLEDPETYGDLWDHFSCDYEYANGVHVLSMSRHWHSECTQDVSEHLVGTKGVTNCHDKGKDDENPYVQEHIDLVKAIRGEAPYINEGVRTAESTLTAVMGRMSAYTGKAVTWEEAMNSPLSIVPEVLDFSKPYPVGPVPVPGPAKA
- a CDS encoding DUF1800 domain-containing protein, whose translation is MASLPPLGPESWDLAKARHLLNRAGFGVPHALAVRLSEMTPDAAVDYLLNYESIPFEFPEPDFLVPPMSNKERAEARKALGEEERRELQQKMQREEREAVQKLRGWWLQRMRTSPRPLEEKMALMWHGHFATSAQKVKASEVNYALYEVFRTHATGNFKRLTTEVGQSRCMLRYLDNDRSTKKQPNENWARELMELFTLGQGQYTEDDIKNSARAFTGWSTDGVSFAFNITNHDPGAKTFMGRTGEFDGWDIINIIFEQPALGTFICGKLYKFFAAEEVDPAVVETLAETFRANNFELKPVLRQLFLSQAFYSPRVMGTQVKSPAQLVVKLTHDLSLDSVPPTAMAQATATLGQNILHPPNVKGWDGNRAWINANTLLLRYNLPATLASAATKGHNQLMMGGGESTMMLAGEGDPEAMSPAAMAETPKPDPRAAIREQVREKLKSLPKEERQAKVKILREGKPAERKALLQELGIDAPPAFDPLDDMFEGLNFSTATECVTVVAGKLLDAPLSPEQQSTLVGVLGVAAPDSPFAPDNLTDDKRKELLHLITSMAEYQLC
- a CDS encoding flagellar biosynthesis anti-sigma factor FlgM; its protein translation is MTGITGIGNLNELQVARPIKGARNLPAADAPSTDQDAVKISEAAQQAAEVARYLRESAKDSEIRQERVEAAKQNLSEGRQRVEEVLTELASALVSYI